Proteins from a single region of Thermoanaerobaculia bacterium:
- a CDS encoding serine/threonine protein kinase — protein MGDDDARGAANARFQRLSRLLDEALDLPADARAAYLQSAAGDDATLLAAAQAALADEPSPGAGLRLQVAAALGAEPDDARGSERCGPWRLLHSIGSGGMGEVFLAERADGAFEQQVAVKLLPAAVRTRELGLRLERERQILARLEHPNIARLIDGGVAADGTPYLALEYVEGVPIDRFCAEAGLTLQAKLAIFLKMCDAVAYAHARLVVHRDLKPTNVLVTREGEVKLLDFGIAKLLEEDDLGLTRSVDHLLTPRYAAPEQVEGRAATTATDVHALGLLLFELLTGERPFGAQTTSALSLAREIVERQPARPSQLARSAVPRGASRDLDEICLKALRKRPEERYASVTALADDIRRSLAGYPVTALAGARLYRARKFVARHRLAIAGASLAFVGLATGLLVALAQRDRARASEERSRAIQGFLVDDLLLAATPEEARGRKPLVQEALALAARRAASALATQPEVEHHVRGVLGEAFLRLGELDLAREQIDRERELTQSLRLSTEASRSGDMRALKLFLARAQNAAAAELAEKLDRELAAGAPASESRWLAHAYLGLAVQRQGNYAAAESLLREAEAGLGSVPGAGRARLEALALLVANLTLQRKDIETEPVARRLLEETGALLGVDHPDRVRALDSWAQTLRRLRRRPEARAAAEQAIALGERVLSPTHPATLNSRLTLAFILWDLRDFSAAEAQGEELLRLATAALGATHPTTARAEELFAILLSSRGEFDRAAELYARSLRTFRAAYGDLHSVTLRTLRNQISFARRRGNEAAVEAGNRFILTLAHQALAEPELDPVLTSDLAYFAVSCDPPEQREPALAVALAERAVSATARKWPDALSTLSLAHELSGDPARAIAVMLEAFENPDSWLASGFARRAHRLLDEHGEPGATEAFLDKLAASRRTLYPDDRNLEGETLLLLANHDLDRGRADAALAKLDEADRLLAQDNPPTNSHRVDIALAAADALGDLGRGPEAKERLSRLLKLLESEPASDPDDPKMVAAALAGLDQPRPSSPGAH, from the coding sequence GTGGGCGACGACGACGCGAGGGGCGCGGCCAATGCGCGGTTCCAGCGCCTGTCTCGCCTGCTGGATGAAGCCCTCGACCTGCCTGCCGACGCCCGGGCAGCGTACCTCCAGAGCGCCGCCGGCGACGATGCGACGCTTCTCGCTGCCGCCCAGGCAGCGCTCGCCGACGAGCCCAGCCCCGGAGCCGGTCTCCGCCTGCAGGTGGCGGCGGCGCTGGGCGCGGAGCCGGACGACGCACGCGGTTCCGAGCGCTGCGGGCCCTGGCGTCTGCTGCATTCGATCGGCTCCGGAGGCATGGGCGAGGTCTTCCTCGCCGAGCGCGCCGACGGCGCCTTCGAGCAGCAGGTCGCCGTCAAGCTCCTGCCGGCGGCGGTGCGCACGCGCGAGCTCGGCCTGCGGCTCGAACGCGAGCGCCAGATCCTGGCGCGACTCGAACATCCGAACATCGCGCGCCTGATCGACGGCGGGGTCGCGGCGGACGGCACTCCGTACCTCGCGCTCGAGTACGTCGAGGGCGTGCCGATCGACCGCTTCTGCGCCGAGGCGGGCCTCACCCTCCAAGCCAAGCTCGCGATCTTCCTCAAGATGTGCGACGCGGTCGCCTACGCGCATGCGCGCCTGGTGGTGCACCGCGATCTCAAGCCGACGAACGTGCTCGTCACCCGCGAGGGCGAGGTGAAGCTCCTCGATTTCGGCATCGCCAAGCTCCTCGAGGAAGACGACCTCGGCCTGACGCGCAGCGTCGACCATCTGCTCACACCGCGCTATGCAGCCCCGGAACAGGTGGAGGGGAGGGCGGCGACGACAGCGACCGACGTGCACGCTCTCGGTCTGCTGCTCTTCGAGTTGCTGACCGGCGAACGGCCGTTCGGAGCCCAGACGACCAGCGCGCTCTCCCTCGCCCGGGAGATCGTCGAGCGCCAACCGGCGCGGCCCAGCCAGCTGGCGAGGAGCGCCGTTCCGCGCGGCGCGTCGCGCGATCTCGACGAGATCTGCCTCAAGGCGCTACGCAAGCGCCCGGAGGAACGCTACGCCTCGGTCACAGCACTCGCCGACGACATTCGCCGGTCGCTCGCCGGCTATCCGGTCACGGCACTCGCCGGCGCCCGGCTCTACCGCGCGCGCAAGTTCGTCGCGCGGCACCGGCTCGCGATCGCCGGGGCGAGCCTGGCCTTCGTCGGCCTGGCGACCGGCCTGCTCGTCGCGCTCGCCCAGCGCGATCGTGCGCGCGCCTCGGAAGAGCGCTCGCGCGCGATCCAGGGCTTTCTCGTCGACGACCTGCTGCTCGCGGCGACGCCGGAGGAGGCGCGCGGCAGAAAACCTCTCGTGCAGGAGGCGCTGGCTCTCGCCGCCCGCCGGGCAGCCAGCGCTCTCGCCACCCAGCCGGAGGTCGAGCACCATGTGCGCGGAGTTCTGGGAGAAGCGTTTCTCCGCCTGGGCGAGCTCGACCTCGCTCGCGAGCAGATCGACCGCGAACGCGAGCTCACCCAGAGTCTCCGCCTCTCGACCGAAGCCTCCCGCTCGGGGGACATGCGCGCGCTCAAGCTCTTCCTCGCCCGGGCGCAGAACGCCGCCGCAGCCGAGTTGGCGGAGAAACTGGACCGCGAGCTCGCGGCAGGCGCCCCGGCGAGCGAGAGCCGCTGGCTAGCCCACGCCTACCTCGGTCTCGCCGTCCAGCGCCAGGGCAACTACGCCGCCGCGGAGTCTTTGCTGCGTGAGGCCGAAGCGGGACTGGGCTCGGTCCCGGGCGCCGGTCGCGCGCGCCTGGAGGCCCTCGCGCTGCTCGTGGCCAACCTCACCTTGCAGCGCAAAGACATCGAGACGGAGCCGGTGGCGCGCCGTCTGCTCGAGGAGACCGGCGCACTGCTGGGAGTCGACCATCCCGATCGGGTACGCGCCCTCGACAGCTGGGCGCAGACGCTGCGCCGCCTCCGGCGGCGCCCGGAGGCCAGAGCCGCCGCCGAGCAGGCGATCGCGCTCGGCGAGCGGGTGCTCTCCCCGACCCATCCCGCGACCCTCAACTCGCGCCTCACCCTGGCCTTCATCCTGTGGGACCTCCGCGACTTCTCAGCCGCCGAGGCGCAGGGAGAGGAGCTGCTGCGGCTCGCGACAGCGGCGCTCGGAGCGACCCATCCGACCACGGCGCGCGCCGAGGAGCTGTTCGCCATCCTGCTCTCGTCGCGCGGCGAGTTCGACCGCGCGGCGGAGCTCTACGCCCGCTCCTTGAGGACATTTCGCGCCGCCTACGGCGACCTTCATTCGGTGACCCTAAGGACCCTGCGCAATCAGATCTCCTTCGCCCGCCGGCGCGGGAACGAGGCGGCGGTGGAGGCGGGGAATCGGTTCATTCTGACTCTGGCGCACCAGGCCCTGGCCGAGCCCGAGCTCGACCCGGTCCTGACCTCGGACCTCGCCTACTTCGCCGTCTCCTGCGACCCTCCGGAGCAGCGCGAGCCGGCGCTGGCGGTCGCGCTCGCCGAACGCGCCGTCTCCGCCACCGCCCGGAAGTGGCCCGACGCCCTGTCCACTTTGTCGCTCGCCCATGAACTCTCCGGCGATCCCGCGCGGGCGATCGCGGTGATGCTCGAGGCGTTCGAGAACCCCGACAGCTGGCTCGCCTCCGGGTTTGCCCGCCGCGCTCACCGCCTGCTCGACGAGCACGGCGAGCCGGGGGCGACGGAGGCTTTTCTCGACAAGCTCGCGGCCTCCCGCAGGACGCTCTATCCTGACGATCGCAACCTCGAGGGCGAGACCCTGCTGCTGCTCGCCAACCACGACCTCGACCGCGGCCGCGCGGATGCGGCCCTGGCGAAACTCGATGAGGCGGACCGACTGCTCGCACAGGACAACCCGCCGACGAACTCCCACCGCGTGGACATCGCGCTCGCCGCAGCCGACGCTCTCGGGGACCTCGGCCGAGGGCCCGAGGCGAAGGAGCGCCTTTCCCGGCTCCTGAAGCTCCTCGAGAGCGAACCCGCCTCCGACCCCGACGACCCGAAAATGGTCGCTGCGGCGCTCGCCGGCCTCGATCAGCCCCGCCCGAGCTCGCCCGGCGCCCACTGA